A stretch of DNA from Saccharospirillum mangrovi:
GCGCCGGGCGACCAGATCGCCCAGGGAAATATCGCTGAGGAAATCGTGAATCTGGGCGCTTAAGTCTTGCCACAGGTGATGCGTCAAACACACCTCACCTTGTTGGCAACCGGCTTTGCCCTGGCACTTGGTGGCGTCCAGACTTTCGCTGACGGCATCGACCACATCGGCAACACTGATGCCATGGCCGTCGCGACCCAGGCGATAGCCACCGCCGGGTCCACGCACCGAGGTCACCAGGCCTTGACGGCGCAACTTGGAAAACAACTGCTCCAGATACGACAGCGAGATGCCCTGGCGTTCGGAAATATCCGATAGGCTGATCGGGCCGGCGTCCTGATTCAGCGCCAGATCCAGCATGGCGGTGACGGCGTAGCGGCCTTTGGTGGTTAATCTCATCTCGTGGCTCCCGTTCGGGTCCCAGACTCTTCAGGTGGCGCGAATTATAAATACCCGAGTAAAACAGTCAACTATTGATACCGCTCTAATTCAGGGCTCTGCGGGCGTTTTCAAGGCCGTCTGCGCAAACAGACGGTGGTCGAATGATGATCGTCACGATCAAAAGGTTTTGCTTTACCTGAAGTCGATGGCCGCTATTCTCGCGGGTCGCCTTTGAGGACCTGCCGTTGAACCTGGACACCGCCGCCCCACCCCTGTGGGATTACGATCTTATTGCCGACCGTTTGCGCGGCCCAGGCTGGGCGTTTTTGCCAAACGGTCTGGACACCGCTCTGGCGCTTGATCTGTTGCAGGACTTACACCAACTGCCGGACGACCAGTGGCGCCAGGCCGGCATTGGCCGCCGCCAGGACCACCACACCAACGATCTTATTCGCCGCGACGCCATTTGCTGGCTGGACGGTCGCAGCAGCGCC
This window harbors:
- the iscR gene encoding Fe-S cluster assembly transcriptional regulator IscR; this translates as MRLTTKGRYAVTAMLDLALNQDAGPISLSDISERQGISLSYLEQLFSKLRRQGLVTSVRGPGGGYRLGRDGHGISVADVVDAVSESLDATKCQGKAGCQQGEVCLTHHLWQDLSAQIHDFLSDISLGDLVARRDIQAVSKRQNRYLQDSTFMGEEKIAASQL